In the Solibacillus sp. FSL K6-1523 genome, one interval contains:
- the dnaN gene encoding DNA polymerase III subunit beta: protein MKFDILRDRFLNGLNDVMKAVNTKTTIPILTGIKIDVTNEGINLTGSDADITIQTFIPVEENGEQIINISETGSIVLQARMFNEIVRKLPTNEVEIEVTNGFATNIRSGKSEFHLIGSDASEYPLLPELSADRQFSIPADLLKSIIRETVFAVATSESRPVLTGVNWKVEADELICIATDSHRLARRKVKLENLPTDITSVVIPGKSLNELFKILDDSTNPVQIVLTNQQVLFKTDDVLFFSRLLEGNYPDTSRLIPEDYKTNVTINGKSLLQAIDRASLLAREDRNNVVRFETLQSNTVEISSNSPEIGKVEEQIQVETLDGEALKISFSAKYMMEALKAIDGQDVIIQFTGAMRPFIIRSVADDAILQLILPVRTY, encoded by the coding sequence ATGAAATTTGATATTTTACGTGACCGTTTTTTAAATGGATTAAATGATGTAATGAAAGCTGTTAATACAAAAACAACGATTCCAATTTTAACGGGGATTAAAATAGATGTAACGAATGAGGGAATTAATTTAACAGGTAGTGATGCTGACATTACGATTCAAACATTCATCCCTGTTGAAGAAAATGGCGAACAAATTATAAACATTAGCGAAACAGGTTCAATTGTATTACAAGCTCGTATGTTTAATGAGATTGTTCGTAAATTACCAACAAATGAAGTTGAAATTGAAGTAACAAACGGCTTTGCTACAAATATTCGTTCAGGTAAATCAGAATTCCACCTAATTGGTTCAGATGCATCTGAATATCCTTTACTACCTGAACTATCAGCTGATCGACAATTTTCAATTCCAGCGGATTTACTAAAATCAATTATTCGCGAAACTGTATTTGCGGTAGCTACCTCTGAAAGTCGCCCCGTGTTGACAGGTGTCAACTGGAAGGTAGAAGCAGATGAATTAATATGCATCGCGACGGATAGCCACCGTCTTGCGAGACGTAAAGTAAAACTGGAAAATTTACCGACAGATATCACATCAGTTGTTATTCCAGGGAAAAGTCTTAATGAACTGTTTAAAATTTTAGATGATTCGACAAATCCTGTACAAATTGTTTTAACAAATCAACAAGTATTATTTAAAACAGATGATGTTCTATTCTTCTCGCGTTTACTTGAGGGGAATTATCCAGATACATCTCGTTTAATTCCGGAAGATTACAAAACAAATGTAACAATTAACGGAAAATCATTATTACAAGCAATCGACCGTGCGTCATTACTTGCTCGTGAAGATCGAAATAATGTTGTACGTTTTGAAACTTTACAATCCAATACCGTTGAAATTTCATCGAATTCACCTGAAATTGGTAAGGTAGAAGAGCAAATTCAAGTTGAGACGTTAGATGGTGAAGCTTTAAAAATTTCATTCAGTGCGAAATATATGATGGAGGCTTTAAAAGCAATTGATGGGCAAGATGTCATTATCCAGTTTACTGGTGCAATGAGGCCTTTTATCATACGTTCAGTAGCAGATGATGCGATTTTACAATTAATTTTACCTGTTCGTACGTACTAA
- the yaaA gene encoding S4 domain-containing protein YaaA produces the protein MNDLVIDTEYITLGQALKMTDTISSGGMAKWFLSEHEVFVNGEKEDRRGRKLRHGDLVNIPGTGRFRIIDAFIQNEEM, from the coding sequence TTGAATGACTTAGTAATTGATACAGAATACATAACGCTCGGACAAGCGTTGAAGATGACCGATACAATTAGTTCTGGTGGTATGGCAAAATGGTTTTTAAGCGAGCATGAAGTATTTGTCAATGGTGAGAAGGAAGATCGTAGAGGAAGAAAGTTACGCCACGGAGATCTTGTGAATATTCCAGGTACTGGACGTTTCCGTATCATCGATGCATTTATTCAAAATGAGGAAATGTAA
- the recF gene encoding DNA replication/repair protein RecF (All proteins in this family for which functions are known are DNA-binding proteins that assist the filamentation of RecA onto DNA for the initiation of recombination or recombinational repair.) gives MNIERLQLKNYRNYESLSLDFSSKINVFIGENAQGKTNVMESIYVLAMAKSHRTSNDKELIRWEADYGKIEGVIEKRYGRVPIELTISKKGKKGKINHLEQTKLSNYIGQMNVVMFAPEDLNVVKGSPQIRRRFIDMEIGQISPVYLHDLLTFQKILKQRNHLLKSNQGKASLANNMMFDIYTEQYIQAAIQIIRKRFQFIELLQEWAEPIHFGISRGLEKLVIKYRPVAGMEASWTAEEMAKYLEKKLAEVKQREIDRGVTLVGPHRDDLQFYVNDYDVQTYGSQGQQRTTALSLKLAEIELIKQETKETPILLLDDVLSELDDYRQSHLLNTIQGEVQTFVTTTSVDGIHHDTIKQAKLFSVQQGSIE, from the coding sequence ATGAATATCGAACGCTTGCAGCTAAAAAACTATCGTAATTATGAATCGCTTTCACTTGATTTTTCGTCCAAAATTAATGTTTTTATTGGCGAAAATGCGCAAGGTAAAACAAATGTTATGGAATCAATTTATGTTTTAGCGATGGCCAAATCCCACCGTACATCGAACGATAAAGAATTAATACGTTGGGAAGCGGATTATGGTAAAATAGAAGGTGTGATTGAAAAGCGTTATGGTCGTGTTCCGATCGAGTTAACGATTTCAAAAAAGGGCAAAAAGGGTAAGATTAATCATCTTGAACAAACTAAGTTGAGTAATTATATAGGACAAATGAATGTTGTCATGTTTGCCCCAGAAGATTTAAACGTTGTAAAAGGGAGTCCTCAAATTAGAAGACGCTTTATCGATATGGAGATAGGGCAAATTTCACCTGTTTATTTACACGATTTACTTACATTTCAAAAAATTTTAAAACAGCGTAATCATTTATTAAAAAGCAATCAAGGAAAAGCATCATTAGCAAATAACATGATGTTTGATATTTATACAGAACAATACATCCAAGCTGCTATTCAAATTATTCGTAAAAGGTTCCAGTTCATAGAGCTTTTACAAGAATGGGCAGAACCAATTCATTTCGGTATTTCTCGCGGTTTAGAGAAACTAGTTATTAAGTATCGTCCTGTAGCAGGAATGGAGGCTAGTTGGACTGCTGAAGAAATGGCCAAATACTTGGAAAAAAAACTTGCTGAAGTAAAGCAACGGGAAATCGACCGCGGTGTTACCCTAGTCGGTCCGCATCGCGATGATTTACAATTTTATGTGAATGATTATGATGTTCAAACATATGGATCTCAAGGTCAACAACGGACAACGGCATTATCTTTAAAGCTTGCGGAGATTGAATTAATTAAGCAAGAAACGAAGGAAACACCAATTTTACTGCTTGATGATGTTTTATCTGAATTAGATGATTATCGTCAATCGCATTTATTAAATACAATTCAAGGCGAAGTCCAAACTTTTGTGACAACAACAAGTGTGGATGGGATTCACCATGACACGATTAAACAAGCTAAATTATTTTCTGTACAACAAGGAAGTATTGAGTAG
- the gyrB gene encoding DNA topoisomerase (ATP-hydrolyzing) subunit B, which produces MTLEENKVQQSYDADQIQVLEGLEAVRKRPGMYIGATSSKGLHHLVWEIVDNSIDEALAGYCTNISVTIEQDNWIRVEDNGRGIPVDIQEKMGMSAVEVIMTVLHAGGKFGGGGYKVSGGLHGVGASVVNALSSETIVQVQRDGKVHEIKFERGHTVQKLKVIGETESNGTITRFKADEEIFKETTEYEYDILATRIRELAYLNRGISIAIADERTGKERSETFYFEGGIREYVEHLNGNKEPIHNPIDVFGEKEGITVEIAMQYNAGFNSTIMSFANNINTYEGGTHESGFKTALTRVINDYARKANIIKEADTNLTGEDVREGLTAIVSIKHPDPQFEGQTKTKLGNSEVSQITNALFSEGFERFLLENPTVARQIIEKGTMAARARVAAKKAREFTRRKSALEVSSLPGKLADCSSTNPAESEIYIVEGDSAGGSAKSGRDRHFQAILPLRGKILNVEKARLDRILSNAEIRAMITAFGTGIGEEFNLEKARYHKIIIMTDADVDGAHIRVLLLTFFFRFMRPLIEAGYVYAAKPPLYQVKQGKHVEYCYSDIELEEILERLPKLPRPVVQRYKGLGEMDATQLWDTTMDPDQRTLIRVELDDAIEADRIFDHLMGDEVGPRRDFIEENAVYVQDLDT; this is translated from the coding sequence GTGACTTTAGAGGAAAATAAAGTCCAGCAGTCATATGATGCGGATCAAATTCAAGTATTAGAGGGCTTAGAAGCAGTTCGTAAACGTCCAGGGATGTATATTGGTGCAACAAGTTCAAAGGGCTTACACCATCTAGTATGGGAAATCGTCGATAACAGTATCGATGAGGCATTAGCCGGCTATTGTACAAACATCTCAGTCACAATTGAACAAGATAATTGGATTCGTGTAGAAGATAACGGTCGTGGTATTCCAGTTGATATTCAAGAGAAAATGGGCATGTCTGCGGTTGAAGTAATTATGACTGTTTTACACGCTGGAGGTAAATTTGGCGGTGGAGGCTACAAAGTATCTGGTGGTCTACATGGCGTAGGTGCTTCAGTAGTAAATGCATTATCAAGCGAAACAATTGTTCAAGTACAACGTGATGGTAAAGTTCATGAAATTAAATTTGAGCGTGGTCATACTGTTCAAAAACTCAAAGTTATTGGTGAAACAGAAAGCAACGGTACAATAACACGTTTCAAAGCCGATGAAGAAATCTTCAAAGAAACAACAGAATATGAATACGATATTTTAGCAACGCGTATTCGCGAATTAGCTTACTTAAATCGCGGAATTAGCATTGCCATTGCAGATGAACGTACAGGGAAAGAACGTTCTGAGACGTTTTACTTCGAAGGCGGAATTCGCGAATACGTTGAACACTTAAATGGCAATAAAGAACCAATTCATAATCCAATTGACGTTTTTGGTGAAAAAGAGGGCATTACTGTAGAAATTGCAATGCAATATAATGCTGGTTTTAACTCGACAATTATGTCTTTTGCCAACAACATTAATACGTATGAAGGTGGTACACATGAATCTGGCTTTAAAACAGCATTAACACGTGTCATTAATGACTATGCCCGTAAAGCAAACATAATAAAAGAAGCAGATACAAATTTAACAGGTGAAGATGTACGTGAAGGGTTAACAGCTATTGTCTCTATTAAACATCCAGACCCACAGTTTGAAGGACAAACGAAAACTAAGCTAGGTAACTCAGAAGTAAGCCAAATTACAAACGCGTTATTCTCAGAAGGTTTTGAACGCTTCTTACTTGAAAATCCTACTGTAGCTCGTCAAATTATTGAAAAAGGAACGATGGCAGCTCGCGCACGTGTTGCAGCAAAAAAGGCACGTGAATTTACGCGTCGTAAATCGGCACTTGAAGTATCGAGTTTACCTGGTAAATTAGCAGACTGTTCATCTACAAACCCTGCTGAATCAGAAATTTACATCGTAGAGGGTGACTCTGCCGGTGGTTCAGCAAAATCAGGACGTGACCGACATTTCCAAGCAATTTTACCGTTACGTGGGAAAATTTTAAACGTTGAAAAAGCACGTTTAGATCGTATTTTATCGAATGCCGAAATCCGTGCAATGATTACAGCTTTCGGTACAGGTATTGGTGAGGAATTCAATTTAGAAAAAGCGAGATATCATAAAATCATTATTATGACCGATGCCGATGTAGATGGCGCGCATATTCGTGTTTTATTATTAACGTTCTTCTTCCGTTTTATGAGACCGTTAATTGAAGCGGGTTATGTGTATGCAGCGAAACCGCCATTGTACCAAGTGAAACAAGGGAAACATGTTGAATACTGTTATTCAGATATCGAATTAGAAGAAATTTTAGAGCGTTTGCCTAAATTACCAAGACCAGTTGTACAACGTTATAAAGGTTTAGGTGAGATGGACGCAACTCAATTATGGGATACAACAATGGATCCGGATCAACGTACATTAATTCGAGTAGAATTAGATGATGCAATTGAAGCCGACCGAATTTTTGACCATTTGATGGGTGATGAAGTAGGTCCCCGTCGTGACTTTATTGAGGAAAACGCGGTATACGTGCAAGACTTGGATACGTAA
- the gyrA gene encoding DNA gyrase subunit A, whose product MSDIQHGHIESRNITTEIKSSFLSYAMSVIVSRALPDVRDGLKPVHRRILYGMQELGNTADKPYKKSARIVGDVMGKYHPHGDSSIYEAMVRMAQDFSYRYMLVDGHGNFGSIDGDGAAAMRYTESRMSKIAMEMLRDINKDTIDFEPNYDGSENEPKVLPARYPNLLVNGATGIAVGMATNIPPHNLGEAIDGVLAIANNSAITTEELMEIIPGPDFPTGGIILGRSGIRRAYETGRGSITIRAKVEIEQTSNNKETILVSELPYQVNKAKLIEKIAELVRDKKIDGITHLRDESDRNGMRIVIEVRRDANANVVLNNLYKQTAMQSSFGVNMLALVDGQPQVLGLKDVLYHYLEHQKIVIKRRTAYELRKAEERAHILEGLRIALDHIDEIIAIIRGSRNGEEAKPQLMERFDLSERQAQAILDMRLVRLSGLEREKIEAEYQELQKLIGELKAILADEEKVVDIIRTEITEIKERFNDNRRTEITAGGLEMIEDEDLIPRENSVITLTHNGYIKRLAANTYRSQKRGGRGVQGMGTNEDDFVEHLLFTSTHDTILFFTSKGKVFRAKGYEIPEYGRQAKGLPLVNLLNIDKEEKVTAMIRVAEFEEDAYFIFTTKTGVTKRTPVIQFANIRTNGLIAITLRDDDDLISVHLTDGTKEIIIGTSDGMLVRFKEEDIRSMGRSAAGVRGIKLREGDHVVGMEIIEPEQEILVVTEKGYGKRTPESEYRVQSRGGLGLKTMQITEKNGKMCAVKAVDGTEDIMLITINGMLIRMDVKDISVIGRSTQGVRLIRLAEDEFVATVARVKKDEDTSDIDDEDDVE is encoded by the coding sequence TTGTCGGACATTCAACATGGACATATTGAATCAAGAAATATTACAACCGAAATCAAATCATCCTTTTTAAGCTATGCGATGAGTGTTATTGTTTCGCGTGCTTTACCAGATGTTCGTGATGGACTAAAGCCTGTACACCGTCGTATTTTATATGGGATGCAGGAATTAGGAAATACAGCAGATAAACCTTACAAAAAAAGTGCTCGTATCGTTGGGGATGTAATGGGGAAATACCACCCACATGGTGACTCCTCTATTTATGAAGCAATGGTGCGTATGGCACAAGATTTCAGTTATCGTTATATGCTTGTAGACGGTCATGGGAACTTTGGTTCAATTGATGGTGATGGTGCAGCAGCAATGCGTTATACCGAATCACGTATGTCAAAGATCGCAATGGAAATGCTGCGAGATATTAACAAGGATACAATCGATTTCGAACCAAACTACGATGGTAGTGAGAACGAACCGAAAGTATTACCAGCGCGGTATCCAAACTTACTCGTTAATGGTGCAACTGGTATTGCTGTTGGTATGGCAACTAATATTCCACCACATAATCTAGGCGAGGCAATTGATGGCGTATTAGCTATTGCAAATAACTCGGCAATTACAACAGAAGAACTGATGGAAATTATCCCTGGCCCTGACTTCCCAACAGGGGGAATTATTTTAGGACGCAGTGGTATTCGCCGTGCTTATGAAACAGGACGTGGCTCCATTACAATACGTGCAAAAGTTGAAATTGAGCAAACCTCTAATAACAAAGAGACTATTTTAGTAAGTGAACTTCCTTATCAAGTAAATAAAGCAAAGTTAATTGAAAAAATTGCTGAGTTAGTACGTGATAAGAAGATTGATGGGATTACACATTTACGTGATGAATCTGATCGTAACGGGATGCGTATTGTCATCGAAGTACGTCGTGATGCAAATGCCAATGTTGTACTTAACAACTTATATAAACAAACAGCCATGCAATCTAGCTTTGGTGTAAATATGTTGGCATTAGTTGATGGACAGCCGCAAGTATTAGGGTTAAAAGATGTACTCTACCATTACTTAGAGCATCAAAAAATAGTCATCAAACGTCGTACTGCATATGAACTTCGAAAAGCAGAGGAACGCGCGCATATTTTGGAAGGTTTACGTATCGCTTTAGACCATATTGATGAGATTATTGCAATTATTCGTGGTTCTCGAAATGGTGAAGAAGCGAAACCCCAATTAATGGAGCGATTTGATTTATCTGAACGCCAGGCACAAGCTATTTTAGATATGCGTCTTGTTCGTTTAAGTGGATTAGAACGTGAAAAGATTGAAGCGGAATATCAAGAGCTTCAGAAGCTAATTGGTGAATTAAAAGCTATTTTAGCTGATGAGGAAAAAGTTGTAGATATTATTCGAACTGAAATTACAGAAATAAAAGAGCGTTTTAATGATAATCGCCGTACAGAAATTACTGCGGGTGGGTTAGAAATGATTGAGGATGAAGATTTAATACCACGTGAAAACTCAGTTATTACATTAACGCATAATGGCTATATTAAACGTCTAGCTGCGAATACATATCGTTCGCAAAAACGTGGTGGTCGTGGTGTACAAGGGATGGGCACAAACGAAGATGACTTTGTGGAGCATTTATTATTCACTTCTACACATGATACAATTTTATTCTTCACATCAAAAGGTAAAGTATTCCGTGCAAAAGGTTATGAAATTCCAGAGTACGGGCGTCAAGCAAAAGGCTTGCCACTTGTAAACTTACTTAATATCGATAAAGAAGAAAAAGTAACGGCAATGATTCGCGTGGCTGAGTTTGAAGAAGATGCGTACTTTATCTTTACGACAAAAACAGGTGTTACAAAACGTACGCCAGTTATTCAATTTGCCAATATCCGTACAAATGGTTTAATTGCGATTACGTTACGCGATGATGATGATTTAATATCTGTTCATCTAACAGATGGTACGAAAGAAATCATTATCGGTACTAGTGATGGGATGTTAGTTCGCTTTAAAGAAGAAGACATTCGTTCAATGGGACGTTCAGCAGCCGGCGTACGTGGTATTAAATTACGTGAAGGCGATCATGTCGTTGGTATGGAAATTATTGAACCCGAGCAGGAAATTTTAGTTGTAACAGAAAAGGGTTATGGGAAACGTACACCTGAATCTGAGTATCGCGTACAAAGTCGCGGTGGCTTAGGCTTAAAAACGATGCAAATTACAGAGAAGAATGGTAAGATGTGTGCCGTGAAGGCTGTCGATGGAACAGAAGATATTATGTTAATTACAATTAACGGTATGTTGATTCGTATGGATGTAAAAGATATATCTGTTATTGGTCGTAGCACACAAGGTGTTCGTTTAATTCGTTTGGCAGAGGATGAATTTGTAGCTACTGTAGCACGGGTTAAGAAGGACGAAGATACATCAGACATCGATGATGAAGATGATGTAGAATAA
- a CDS encoding HD-GYP domain-containing protein, with the protein METVVMRVEELQLGKIVAEDIFANTQYPIIYKNAKIIHEHFRIFEMFNLKEILIYKEKKLEVLTEKQIEVETTIIKLSNYTSFETDYYDAIAQIKREFGNWQAGAKIDITKVRGMIIPLIEKVLEDRSYIFDLNSYSNAKDYLFHHCIATGLIASIISKKLGHDRGTIIQVAIAGMLADSGMAKVAPRIRDKQSALTEIEFAEVRQHPYYSYLLVKDLPALKEVMKVAIYQHHERLNGSGYPKGEKMSSITNFAQIIAVADVFHAMISERLYRLKQSPFKVIEMIKEEEFGKFDAQVVQALVDIVVDLPIGTKIELSNLELGEVMFINKYAPTRPLVKLINSGDIIDLAANRNFYISRVITKEY; encoded by the coding sequence TTGGAAACAGTAGTTATGAGGGTGGAAGAGTTACAATTAGGAAAAATCGTAGCTGAAGATATTTTTGCCAATACACAATATCCGATTATTTACAAAAACGCAAAGATCATTCATGAACATTTCCGCATTTTTGAGATGTTTAATTTAAAAGAGATTTTAATATATAAAGAAAAGAAATTAGAAGTATTAACTGAAAAACAAATAGAAGTAGAGACAACAATAATTAAATTATCGAATTACACAAGTTTTGAAACCGATTATTATGATGCCATTGCTCAAATAAAAAGGGAATTTGGAAATTGGCAAGCGGGTGCAAAAATCGATATTACAAAAGTTCGAGGAATGATTATCCCTTTAATTGAAAAGGTATTAGAAGATCGTTCGTACATATTTGATTTAAACAGTTATTCCAATGCAAAAGATTACTTATTCCATCACTGTATTGCGACGGGATTGATTGCTTCAATTATTTCAAAAAAATTAGGGCATGATCGTGGTACTATCATTCAAGTAGCTATCGCAGGAATGTTGGCAGATAGTGGTATGGCCAAGGTAGCTCCCCGTATTCGTGATAAGCAAAGTGCACTAACAGAAATTGAATTCGCTGAGGTTAGACAGCATCCTTATTATAGTTATTTACTTGTTAAGGATCTACCAGCACTTAAAGAAGTCATGAAAGTAGCAATTTATCAGCATCATGAGCGATTAAATGGTAGTGGTTATCCAAAGGGTGAAAAGATGAGTTCAATTACGAACTTTGCCCAAATTATAGCGGTTGCGGATGTATTCCATGCGATGATAAGTGAAAGATTATACCGTTTAAAGCAATCTCCCTTTAAAGTGATTGAAATGATTAAAGAAGAGGAGTTTGGAAAGTTTGATGCTCAGGTTGTCCAAGCACTTGTTGATATAGTTGTCGATTTACCGATTGGCACAAAAATTGAATTATCAAATTTAGAGTTAGGTGAAGTAATGTTCATCAATAAATATGCACCAACGCGTCCTCTTGTTAAATTAATTAATTCAGGCGATATTATTGATTTAGCAGCAAATCGCAACTTTTATATTTCACGAGTGATTACGAAAGAATATTAA
- the guaB gene encoding IMP dehydrogenase, whose protein sequence is MWETKFAKEGLTFDDVLLVPAHSEVLPKDVNLSVQLTKKIKLNIPMISAGMDTVTEAKMAIAMARQGGIGIVHKNMSIDEQAEEVEKVKRSENGVITNPFFLTPEHQVFDAEHLMGKYRISGVPIVNNMEDQKLVGIITNRDLRFISDYSLKIDDVMTKEDLITAAVGATLEDAEKILQQYKIEKLPIVDEDGKLKGLITIKDIEKVIEFPNAAKDPHGRLVVGAAVGVSKDTMLRIAKLVEAQVDIIVIDTAHGHSQGVLNTISDIRAAYPELDIVAGNVATAEGTRALFEAGADVVKVGIGPGSICTTRVVAGVGVPQITAVYDAASIAREYGKTIIADGGIKYSGDIVKALAAGGHVVMLGSLLAGTSESPGETEIFQGRRFKVYRGMGSLGAMEKGSKDRYFQEDAKKLVPEGIEGRLPYKGPLADTIHQLLGGIRAGMGYCGAPDLEYLREKSQFIKMTGAGLRESHPHDVQITKEAPNYSIQ, encoded by the coding sequence ATGTGGGAAACAAAATTTGCTAAAGAAGGCTTAACATTTGATGATGTATTATTAGTACCAGCACACTCTGAAGTCTTACCGAAAGATGTAAACTTATCTGTACAATTAACAAAGAAAATTAAGTTAAACATTCCAATGATTTCTGCAGGGATGGATACTGTAACAGAAGCAAAAATGGCAATCGCTATGGCACGTCAAGGTGGTATCGGAATTGTTCATAAAAATATGAGCATTGATGAGCAAGCAGAAGAAGTCGAAAAAGTAAAACGTTCAGAAAACGGCGTTATTACAAATCCATTCTTCCTAACGCCAGAACATCAAGTATTTGATGCAGAGCACTTAATGGGCAAATACCGCATTTCAGGTGTTCCTATTGTAAATAATATGGAAGACCAAAAGTTAGTAGGTATTATTACAAATCGTGATTTACGTTTTATTTCAGATTACTCTTTAAAAATTGATGATGTAATGACGAAAGAAGATCTAATTACGGCGGCTGTCGGTGCAACATTAGAAGATGCAGAGAAAATCCTCCAACAATATAAAATCGAGAAATTGCCTATCGTTGATGAAGACGGTAAGTTAAAAGGTTTAATTACGATTAAAGATATTGAAAAAGTAATCGAATTCCCGAATGCTGCTAAAGATCCACATGGTCGTCTAGTTGTAGGAGCAGCGGTGGGCGTTTCTAAAGACACAATGTTGCGTATTGCAAAGCTTGTAGAAGCACAAGTAGACATTATCGTAATCGATACAGCGCACGGTCACTCACAAGGCGTTTTAAATACAATTTCAGATATCCGTGCAGCTTATCCAGAATTAGATATTGTTGCTGGAAACGTAGCGACAGCAGAAGGTACTCGTGCTTTATTTGAAGCAGGTGCTGATGTTGTTAAAGTAGGTATCGGTCCAGGTTCAATTTGTACGACTCGCGTAGTTGCAGGTGTAGGTGTACCTCAAATTACAGCAGTTTATGATGCAGCTTCAATTGCTCGTGAATATGGTAAAACAATCATCGCTGACGGCGGTATTAAATATTCAGGTGATATTGTAAAAGCTCTTGCAGCAGGTGGACATGTCGTAATGCTTGGTTCATTACTTGCAGGTACTTCAGAATCTCCTGGTGAAACAGAAATTTTCCAAGGTCGTCGTTTCAAAGTATACCGTGGTATGGGTTCACTTGGCGCAATGGAAAAAGGTTCTAAGGATCGTTACTTCCAAGAAGATGCGAAAAAACTAGTTCCAGAAGGCATTGAAGGTCGTCTTCCTTATAAAGGGCCTTTAGCAGATACGATTCATCAATTACTTGGTGGTATTCGTGCAGGTATGGGCTACTGTGGTGCACCAGACCTTGAGTATTTACGTGAGAAATCTCAATTTATTAAAATGACGGGTGCAGGCTTACGTGAGTCTCATCCACATGATGTACAAATTACAAAAGAAGCACCAAACTACTCTATCCAATAA